From Elephas maximus indicus isolate mEleMax1 chromosome 1, mEleMax1 primary haplotype, whole genome shotgun sequence, a single genomic window includes:
- the GJE1 gene encoding putative gap junction epsilon-1 protein, translated as MSLNYIKNFYEGCVKPPTVIGQFHTLFFGSVRMFFLGVLGFAVYGNEALHFSCDPDKREINLFCYNQFRPITLQVFWALQLVIVLVPGAIFHLYAAGKSISQECILQKPIYTVIYILSVLLRISLEVIAFWLQIRLFGFQVKSLYLCDARSLKGRNNIITCMVPEHFEKTIFLVAMYTFTVITMVLCVAEIFEIIFRRLCSLI; from the exons GTAAAGCCTCCAACAGTGATTGGTCAATTCCACACCCTTTTCTTTGGATCCGTCCGAATGTTCTTCCTTGGGGTGCTGGGCTTTGCAGTCTATGGGAATGAGGCTTTACACTTCAGCTGTGATCCAGACAAGAGGGAAATAAATCTCTTCTGTTACAATCAGTTCAGGCCAATCACTCTACAA GTGTTCTGGGCATTACAACTAGTGATCGTCCTGGTTCCTGGAGCTATTTTCCATCTTTATGCTGCAGGtaaaagcatcagtcaagaatGCATTCTTCAAAAGCCCATTTATACTGTGATTTATATCCTTTCTGTTTTACTAAGAATTAGTCTAGAGGTCATAGCATTTTGGCTTCAGATTCGCCTCTTTGGTTTCCAAGTAAAATCTCTTTACCTGTGTGATGCTAGATCTCTTAAGGGAAGAAATAATATCATAACATGCATGGTGCCAGAACACTTTGAAAAGACCATTTTTCTCGTTGCAATGTATACATTTACTGTCATCACAATGGTATTATGTGTTGCTGAGATTTTTGAGATCATATTTAGAAGATTATGCTCTCTAATTTAG